The sequence TTGCTGCCGTTCAGCGTAAATGCGAGACCGCCAAAATCAGGCACTTTTGCAATCGCAGAAATAAATGGAGTCAAAATATCTTTCACGAGCGCCGATACGACTGTTCCGAAAGCAGCACCAACAACAACGCCAACTGCGAGATCAACGACATTTCCGCGAAGCAAAAATTGTTTGAATTCTTTGAGGATGGACATGGGATTATTTTATCATATTTACAGCGGCGGAGACGGAGGGATTCGAACCCTCGAGGGGGTTTAAAGCCCCTGCCTCTTTAGCAAAGAGGTACGTTAGACCACTCTGACACGTCTCCAGAATTCAAACAGAGTAACATATTTTTTCGCTTTTCTCCATGAGTACGGAGAAACAAACGAATTGACAAGAAAAACCGTTGAGCCGTTTAGAAACTCCCTCCGTCTTTAGCTTTATGCTAAACTAGGAAATCTGGAGGAATGGGTGAGTGGTTTAAACCAGCGGTTTACTAAACCGCCGAGCCTTAATTGGTTCCGTGAGTTCGAATCTCACTTCCTCCGCAGGAGTTTAAAACAAAGTTTTAAAGTGAGATTCGAAGCCCGATTGAGCATTTTTCAAAGAAAAATCCAATCGGGGTACTGACCCTGTAAGGGTCGAATCTCACTTCCTCCGCAATAAAAAAACGCCCGAGCAGATTTCTCCGCTCAGGCATTTCGATTCGTTATAAGGTTACGTCAAACGAGTGATGTCCAGCCGCAAAGAACGGCGGTTACCGAAAGCACCCTCCATCCTGAGGCGCGCGAGGATTTTCTGTTGAGCTTTATTCACATCGCCACTTCGGAAGTTCCTCTCCGCCATGCTGTAATAGTAGCCGTCGTCTCCTTTCGTCAGGTTGCGCTCAAAAAGAAAACTACGCGCATTTTTGAATTCTAATCCGGCGCCCTCTACGAACTCTCGGAGGAGGGCGGGTGGATAAATCTTCTCGGAATTTTCCAATACAACCTTCCTGAAGGCAAATTCAACGAGAGCAGCTTCCGAGGCAAGGAGAAGATCGTCAGGCTTCATCTTTGCCATACTCTTAACCGAGATCTCCACCTTCGACGAAGCTATTTTCAAAATCGCAAACAATTTCCCAAAATGGCGATCCTGGAATAAGTCATCCTCTTTCTCCCTGTACAAAGCCTCTCTTCGAGCCATTATCCACCCAAAGTAGCACGAAACAATCCCCCAAACCCATGCCCAGGGCGAAAAGGGAAAACTCGTATCTTCCAGGAGCCCTCGGACAAAAGACGTATGCGACGAAAATGCGCATATACCGAAGGTGAACAGTACGACCGCAAGCACGAATCGCACCCTCCTTTTTGCACGAAGCTCCCTCATCTGCTTGCAAACCTGGATGAGTGCGTCAGCAGCATCATCATTCGTCATAACAAAGTACCTCCCAGCTCTCTTCGCAAAAGGAATCCTGAGGTTTCTGGCCCCACCGAGATTCACCAAATACGGCTTCAGACCGTATCGAGTACACATTTCCTAGAAGAGCATCCGAGCATTACGATACCATTTTTTAGAAAAAAAGCAAGAATAAAGCTCATGCGGTATTTTTGCATGAGCTTGATTGAAAACAATACTGGTAACAGTTCGCGTCTACGCTACCGGCAATCCCTCAACAGACCGCATCGCCCTGTCGCAGAGTGCGGGAACATCGTAGTCTGTGAGTCTTCCCTTGTGGAGTACGGCACACTTTCCCTGGAGTGTTGCGCGCAGAAGAACAGCGCGGGGTCCATTGTCGGAAGAAGCGCCTTCTCTTAGAGACGCCTGGCACCTGACGAGCTCGAGCGCCTCGTTTAAAAGCTTGTCGTCAACAAACTTGCGAAACCCTTCATCGTCCTTCTTCGCAATATCTTCAACAGTGATGCAAAGAGCGCTGCAGATATCTCCGATCTTATGCTTCGACATAAGATCCCATCTTTTCGTACAATATCTCCCTTCCCAAAGAGAAAGGAGTATCATCGTGAGAATAAGTGTGACGATAATAAGCCACCCCGAAAGCGCGAGGCTGGCGAAGCCGAAGCCGTAATAATTCAGGACGCAGCTTCCTCCGAGAAGGACGAAAGCGATGAGTCCCAGCAATGCCCAATACACCTCGGGGAGTTCCTCCTTCTCCGTGTAATCATCCTTGTATTCCCCGAACTTCCAAAGGAAAAGGCAATACAGCGGGATGGTGATCAGGCAAAGATAGAACTTGACCAGAAAGACCGCGATGAGCAGGAAGAAAGATACCTGCGACACATTGAGCAGGCGATTCTGATCCTTCTCATAACGAACAATGAGCCTGCAAACTGCCGTCAGATCGGTGTTCACCAAAGATGTACTCATGACAAAGGTCCTCCGTGCCTTTTCCAAGAAATGGGATTCGTCGGGCTTCAAGTCCCATCCAAATCCGCTACGCCAAAGTTTCAGACAGTGGCAAGCATTTCATTTCTTTTGTGCCCAAGGCGGGGCAATCCGCTTTCAACATGCCACTTCTTTCGACGAAAAGCAAGAAAAAAAGAATGTATCCTGATATGATAATTGCCATGCCCCCCGAAGACTTACTCGAAAAACACTTTCGCCTTGTGCCCACGCAAAAGGCTGCTTTCTCTAAATTAAAAATCAAGACAGTTCGCGAGCTTCTCTATCACTTCCCTGCTCGATATGGAAATACGTCCGAGATGAAATCGATCCGCTCTCTCGTCGCCGGAGAGAATGCTGTTATCTTTGGAAAAATCAATGGACTGAAAGCCAGCAAAGGATTTAAGACGCGAATGACAATGGCGAAGGCGACTGTGAGCGACGAGACTGGGAAAATTCAGGCCGTCTGGTTCAACCAGCCCTACATTGCAAAAATGGTCGCAGAAGATTCGCTTGTGAGAGTTGAAGGAAAAGTCTCTGCAAGAAGAAAAACAAATGAGCTTTATTTCAGCAATCCAAAAATCGAACCTGTCGGAAAATTGCCGATTGGCGTCGGAGAAAATCTTTTTGGCGATGAGGGAGAAGCACATACACTCTATCCTGTGTACCCGGAAAGCCGAGGTATTACTTCAAACTGGATTTATCACGCTATACAGAAAATATTTAAGGCCGGAATTCTGGAAACGCTCGTCGATCCGATTCCAGAAGTAATTTTGAAAAAATATAGTCTCCCCACACTTGCCACAGCAATCGTCTGGATGCACGCGCCAAAAGAACAGAGCCACGCCGAAGCTGCGCGAAAGCGTTTTGCATTTGAAGAAGTTTTTTTCATCCAGCTTGAAAATGAACGCGAACGCATTGAGTATCAGAAAAAAGATTCATTCATCATCAACCGTGATCCGAAAGAAATCGAAACATTTATCAAACGTTTCCCGTTCGAGCCAACAAATGCACAGAGAAAAGCCATCTCTCATATCCTCGATGATTTCAAAAGCGGGCATCCGATGTCCCGTCTTCTCGAAGGAGATGTGGGTTCTGGAAAGACAGCTGTTGCTGCGACAACTGTATATACAGCGATCACGACTCGACCAAAAGGGCAAGATTTTGGGCGACTCCAAGTCGCTTATATGGCACCAACGGAAATTCTTGCAAAACAGCACTTCGAGTCATTCATTCAGTATTTCAGACATCTGCCGATAAACATCGCGCTTATTACATCGAGTGGCTGTAAGAAATTTCCTTCTAAAGTAGATTCGTCGGGATATACGGACATTTCAAGAAACCAGCTCCTGAAATGGGTTGAGGCTGGAGAGATTCCAATTCTTATCGGCACGCACGCACTCATTCAGAAAGCTGTAAAATTTAAAAATCTTGCTTACATTATTATTGATGAACAGCATCGCTTCGGAGTGGCGCAGAGGCAAAAATTGCGAAGAAAAGATGACGTCCTCCCCCACCTTCTTTCGATGACAGCGACTCCAATTCCCCGCACACTCGCTCTCACTATCTTCGGCGATCTCGACCTCACTCTTCTCGATGAAATGCCTGTTGGACGAAAGCCAATCATCACCGAAGTTGTGCTTCCAAATGAACGAGAAAAAACTTACGAGAAAATTCGCACCGAATTAAAAGCCGGCCGGCAAGTCTATATCATCTGTCCACGGATTGATGAACCGGACCCAGACAAAGAACTTGCAATCCAAGCAAAGTCTGTAAAGGAAGAAGCGAAAAGGCTCAAAGAAAAAATATTTCCAGAATACGAAATAGAAATTCTTCACAGCAAGATGAAGCCAAAAGAGAAAGATGACATCATGGCAGAGTTTACCGCCCACAATATTCACATTCTCGTCGCGACATCAGTCGTCGAAGTCGGAGTAAATGTTCCGAATGCGACAGTCATCGTCATCGAGGGGGCGGAGCGTTTTGGCTTAGCACAACTTCACCAGCTTCGAGGACGTGTCATTCGAAGCAATCACCAAGCGTACTGCTACATTTTTACGGAAAGTAACGGGCAGAAAACAATCGACAGATTAAAAGCATTCAAAACTGCAAAAAATGGATTCGAACTGGCTGAAGAAGACTTGAAACTGCGCGGAGCGGGCTCTCTCTCGGGAGGAAAACAATGGGGCGTGAGCGACCTCGCGATGGAAGCGATAAAAAATATC comes from Candidatus Paceibacterota bacterium and encodes:
- the recG gene encoding ATP-dependent DNA helicase RecG, which codes for MPFPRNGIRRASSPIQIRYAKVSDSGKHFISFVPKAGQSAFNMPLLSTKSKKKRMYPDMIIAMPPEDLLEKHFRLVPTQKAAFSKLKIKTVRELLYHFPARYGNTSEMKSIRSLVAGENAVIFGKINGLKASKGFKTRMTMAKATVSDETGKIQAVWFNQPYIAKMVAEDSLVRVEGKVSARRKTNELYFSNPKIEPVGKLPIGVGENLFGDEGEAHTLYPVYPESRGITSNWIYHAIQKIFKAGILETLVDPIPEVILKKYSLPTLATAIVWMHAPKEQSHAEAARKRFAFEEVFFIQLENERERIEYQKKDSFIINRDPKEIETFIKRFPFEPTNAQRKAISHILDDFKSGHPMSRLLEGDVGSGKTAVAATTVYTAITTRPKGQDFGRLQVAYMAPTEILAKQHFESFIQYFRHLPINIALITSSGCKKFPSKVDSSGYTDISRNQLLKWVEAGEIPILIGTHALIQKAVKFKNLAYIIIDEQHRFGVAQRQKLRRKDDVLPHLLSMTATPIPRTLALTIFGDLDLTLLDEMPVGRKPIITEVVLPNEREKTYEKIRTELKAGRQVYIICPRIDEPDPDKELAIQAKSVKEEAKRLKEKIFPEYEIEILHSKMKPKEKDDIMAEFTAHNIHILVATSVVEVGVNVPNATVIVIEGAERFGLAQLHQLRGRVIRSNHQAYCYIFTESNGQKTIDRLKAFKTAKNGFELAEEDLKLRGAGSLSGGKQWGVSDLAMEAIKNIKMVEAARLEAKNIIASNPELKDAPLLKARMESQKQKIHFE